The Marinicella rhabdoformis sequence TGCTGACTTAAAAAAGCCGATATTATAGCCGATAAGCCAACCGTGAACATATCAAATTTTGGCTCAGTCCTTTAAAATAGCCGCTTTTGAATGTTCACAATTTAGCATGGCCAACATATTCAATCGCTGCGAATTTCTCATCAGTGCCTATACCATTGCACAATTACCTGCTGATTCTGGTATGGAAATTGCTTTTGCAGGTCGCTCAAATGCAGGAAAATCGACCACCATTAATGCCTTGACCAACAACAAAGGCTTGGCCAAAGTGAGTAAAACACCGGGTCGTACCCAATTATTTAACTGTTTCGAGTTTTCACCTGGCTTACGCTTAGTCGATTTACCCGGTTACGGTTACGCCAAAGTGCCCATCAAAATGCGCAAACATTGGGACCAAGAAATCAATAACTACCTGATGAAGCGTCAAAGTTTGATTGGTGTGGTGATTATCCAAGACATCCGCCACCCAATGAAGGACTTCGATAAACAGATGATTACTTGGGCGTTCAATTCAGGCATGCGATCACACGTCATCTTGAACAAATCAGACAAAATCAACAATGGAAAAATCAAACAAACCTTGGTCGATGTCAAACGCCAAATCAAAGCACTGAGCCCAACAACAACTTGCCAAACTTTCTCAGCATTGCGTCGCGTTGGCACTGAAGAATTATCAACAATCGCCAAATCATGGTTTGCTGAAGAACAATCTTTTATGGACCAAGGCAAAGAGTTCGAAGAAGAATGAGCTACAAACACCAACTCAATGGCCTATTCGCCCTTGAATGCCAACAATCTATTACACAAACAGTAGACAAAGAATCGGCTGACCACATTGGCCAAATGTTGGCCCGTGATTTACGCGCCATCATGCCATTGGATGAGGATGATTCTGCTTTGGCTTTTGCAGCCGCCGCCTTCCCTGTTGAACAAATTTTGCAACCTAAATGGCCTGTTCATGATGCCTTGAAACAATATGCCGAAGCCGCATTTCAGGGCGAATTGCAAATGAACAAGGTGCTGACCATTGGCTCAGATAATGGTTTTATGCCACAAGGTTTGCACCCTACCGACTCTGATCAGGTGTTGATGTTGATGCCATTCGTATTGTTTACAAACAATGATGAACTGGCTGAACAGTTTGAAGCTGATTTGATGCACAAAGGCATGATTTCACCGCCTTGTTTTGAAGCCATCAGTGCTCACTTGACACCCAACATCAACCACGCCAATTACATGACCACATTGGATTTGTTGGCCATGATGCACAACCATTATGAGCAGCTGGGAATGGATCCTGTTTGGCAAGTGATTGAAGCGGCGTTGTTGCAAAAACAAGCCAAAATGGCGAGTCAAAGCCCGCAACACAACCATTTCTTTTTGGTTGACCACTTGGTCTTTTCACCGATGTTCAGCTATGGTCAGATGGCCAGTTACTTTAATGCCGAGAGTAAGGCTTATATGGAATGGTTGATTGCACAAAGAACCGCCATGTCAGCATTTCAAGCTCACGGGCTAGAATTACATTTATTTCAAGCAACGGAATGGCCGTTGAGCGATGAAAAAATCTGTTTGGGTGGTTTTGAAAAACATCGCCTGACCGGTGATTATTGGACAGAAATACAAGGTGAAATCAGACCTGACTTACCCGTTGAACTTAATTTTTTTGAAAGTCAGCAAGCAGGTTTAGTGGCCATCAGCGTCAAAAACACCGATGCCCAAAGTCAACACATTTACTATCCGCTGTCACCGCAAGGTATTAACAGCATAGAAAAAAGCATCAAATCACAATTTACTGACATCAGTGGACACCAAATGGTGGTGGTTGAAGAACAACAGCAACTTCCTTTATAAAAGATCGCATTATGAGCCTAAACACTGAAGACATATTACGCAACCTGAATGAAGTTCAGGCACAAGCAGTGACTACAGATGCCCAACATGCCTTGGTGCTGGCCGGTGCTGGCAGTGGTAAAACACGTGTTTTGGTTCACCGAATTGCTTGGTTGATTGGTGCTGAATTTGTATCACCTTTCAGCATCTTGGCTGTGACTTTTACTAACAAAGCTGCCGCAGAGATGCGCAACCGCATTGCTTACATGTTGAAACAAGACATCAACAACATGTGGATCGGCACCTTTCATGGTATCGCTTTGCGTTTGTTACAAATCAATGCCGAAGCCGCAGGCCTTCCAAAGAATTTTCAAATTTTAGACTCAGATGATCAATACCGCTTAATTCGTCGCTGCCTGAGTGATTTAGAACTGGATGAAAAACAATGGCCACCGCGTTCAGTGCAAGGTTTTATCAACGACAAAAAGAACGAGGGCCTGCGTGCCAATGAGGTCGAAGATTTTGGCGATTTCAACAACCAAACTTTAATTAAGGTTTATCAGCAATACGACGACCACTGCAACCGTGCTGGCTTGGTTGATTTTGCTGAAATGCTACTGCGAGCACACGAATTGCTGCTCAATAACGAAGATGTTTTACACAAATATCAAATGCGTTTTTCGCACATCTTGGTCGACGAGTTCCAAGACACCAACAGCATCCAATCAGCTTTCATTCAACTGTTGGCCGGTAAAAACAACAAAGTACTGGTCGTCGGTGATGATGACCAATCGATTTATGCATGGCGAGGTGCCAAAGTTGATCACATTTTGGATTACCAAACACTGAACGCCAATACTGCACTTTATAAATTAGAGCAAAATTACCGCTCCACCCAAACCATATTGGATGCCGCCAATGGCGTGATCAAAAACAACAACAAAAGATTAGGCAAAAACCTGTGGTCTGCACAAGAAAAAGGCGAACCTGTCAGCATTTATGGCTCACACTCTGAGTTTGACGAAGCTTTTTATGTCGGCGAAACCATTGATGCCCTACTGGCCAACACCACCCGGCCTGATGACATTTGTATTTTATATCGCTCAAATGCCCAGTCTCGTTTACTCGAAGAAGCGTTAATCAAGCGCCAGATTCCTTACCAAATCTATGGCGGCTTGCGCTTTTTCGAACGCATGGAAATCAAAGACGTGATGGCCTATGCCCGCCTGATCAATAACCGGCATGATGACATCGGCTTCGAACGTGTGATCAACACACCCACACGCGGTCTCGGCTTAAAAACCATCAACATGATTCGCAACTATGCGGCCATGAACCAAAGCAGTTTGTGGCAAGCTGGTTTGGACTTGGTTAAGCAAAGTAAGTTAGCCAATCGCGCTGCCACATCATTTGCCGCCTTTGCCAACTTAATAGACGAGTTACAGCAAAACAACCAAGACCAACCCTTGGCTGGCCTGTTCGCTGACATCATTGAACGCACGTCATTAAAAGACCATTACCTCAAAGAACCACCTGAAAAAGCCCAAACACGCTTGGAAAACTTGGATGAATTACTCAATGCGGGCGAAACGTTTGAAATCAGTGACCAAGATTTAGAGCTGGGCCTGACCCCATTGTCTTCTTTTTTGGCCGCCGTGTCCTTGGATGCCGGTGATCGAGACAACAAAGACGAACCACATGTGCAGTTGATGACTTTGCACTCAGCGAAGGGCTTGGAATTTCCAGTGGTGTTTATTGTCGGCATGGAACAAGGCTTATTCCCGCACCAAAACTCAATGGAAGATTTAAACAAACTACAAGAAGAGCGCCGTTTGGCTTATGTCGGCATCACCCGCGCAGAAAAACAGCTGTTCCTCAGTTACGCCACATCAAGGCGCATCAGGGGTAAAATATCTCCCTGCCAACCTTCTCAGTTTTTGCGCGAAATTCCAAAAGAATTAACCAAACAACAACGCGGCAACATTCATCCCGCTCGTCCCAGCAGCCACTACGGACAAAGCACACCCTACCAACAACAAACAAAACCAGACAGCGATTCACCCTATCGAATAGGCCAAAATGTCACACATGCCAGTTTTGGCGAAGGTGTCATCACCGACATGAGCGGCAAAGGCGATTACTTACAAGTACTGGTTCAATTCAATCAAGTCGGCCCTAAAGTATTGGCCGCCAAGTTTGCTAAATTAACCGTTGTTTAAAACCACCTTTCTCGAAAAGGAAAACTCGATATCAATAACAAACAGGTTAAAGAAATAACAGCCCAAAAAGAAAAGGCAGGAACAGCTGTAACTTGACTGCCTCGCACCATCA is a genomic window containing:
- the uvrD gene encoding DNA helicase II, which encodes MSLNTEDILRNLNEVQAQAVTTDAQHALVLAGAGSGKTRVLVHRIAWLIGAEFVSPFSILAVTFTNKAAAEMRNRIAYMLKQDINNMWIGTFHGIALRLLQINAEAAGLPKNFQILDSDDQYRLIRRCLSDLELDEKQWPPRSVQGFINDKKNEGLRANEVEDFGDFNNQTLIKVYQQYDDHCNRAGLVDFAEMLLRAHELLLNNEDVLHKYQMRFSHILVDEFQDTNSIQSAFIQLLAGKNNKVLVVGDDDQSIYAWRGAKVDHILDYQTLNANTALYKLEQNYRSTQTILDAANGVIKNNNKRLGKNLWSAQEKGEPVSIYGSHSEFDEAFYVGETIDALLANTTRPDDICILYRSNAQSRLLEEALIKRQIPYQIYGGLRFFERMEIKDVMAYARLINNRHDDIGFERVINTPTRGLGLKTINMIRNYAAMNQSSLWQAGLDLVKQSKLANRAATSFAAFANLIDELQQNNQDQPLAGLFADIIERTSLKDHYLKEPPEKAQTRLENLDELLNAGETFEISDQDLELGLTPLSSFLAAVSLDAGDRDNKDEPHVQLMTLHSAKGLEFPVVFIVGMEQGLFPHQNSMEDLNKLQEERRLAYVGITRAEKQLFLSYATSRRIRGKISPCQPSQFLREIPKELTKQQRGNIHPARPSSHYGQSTPYQQQTKPDSDSPYRIGQNVTHASFGEGVITDMSGKGDYLQVLVQFNQVGPKVLAAKFAKLTVV
- the yihA gene encoding ribosome biogenesis GTP-binding protein YihA/YsxC — encoded protein: MANIFNRCEFLISAYTIAQLPADSGMEIAFAGRSNAGKSTTINALTNNKGLAKVSKTPGRTQLFNCFEFSPGLRLVDLPGYGYAKVPIKMRKHWDQEINNYLMKRQSLIGVVIIQDIRHPMKDFDKQMITWAFNSGMRSHVILNKSDKINNGKIKQTLVDVKRQIKALSPTTTCQTFSALRRVGTEELSTIAKSWFAEEQSFMDQGKEFEEE